Below is a genomic region from Megalopta genalis isolate 19385.01 chromosome 10, iyMegGena1_principal, whole genome shotgun sequence.
TGCAATAGAGGCAGGAGTGAACTTTTGAATATCAGATACTTTACTCTTTGGTATTTGACTTGCATTCGTTTCATATGATGGTATAGAATTTCTATTGTCTTTATCAGTATTCATTGCATCAGAATAATACAATGGTCTTGAACTGTGACTTCCAATTGTAGTTCCACAAGGAGGTGGAACTATAAGCTTTGTAGTTTCTTTTTGAACAACGTAACAGACTGTGTGTAGTACGCGATTCTTTTCGGAGAACAGTTTACTGGAAGTCCGCGGTTTTTCAAAGAATACAATACCATTTGtactgtttaaacaattgtataTCAAATTTGTATGCCTTCTAACATTCTTCGAAAGACTTTTAGAAAAATGTATAgtattgttaaaaaatatattgtatatttcatTTCGAATACCAAATAGTAAATCCTGGATAGAAGGTAAGATCAAAGTTCTCTTTCTGTTCTCCATGGTAAAAATATAGTCTGTGCACGAGATAAACAACAAAATAAAAGTAGACTTCATTTTTGGTATTTCATGGATTCTTGATCCAACGAGAGATCTTACTCTGCCATTAAGGGcagctgagatcatttgaagaatGTATGGACAATGAACAGGTCTATTGTTCAGGAAGATATACTGCAGAGCATTTGATTTTGTGTTACTTAGTCCAATGAATGCACTGAACTTTATACGAGATTCGTTGGTGTTGCTGATATGCCACAGATTATCAAATGATATTTCCTTATAATACAGCAGTTTGAAAATTTCTATAGATTCATGAGGCCTACCGATTGCCATGATAACTTTTGATTCCTGGTCATCTCtgatggaaaatgacacctaGAAGAACGAAGtatatataacatttatatatgAAGATCAATGTAATTAAACCTACTTgataatttaatagaaatttacgtGATAATTCACTATGGCAATGTTTCCAATGATGAAGTACATCAAGGGTATGTTCCACTTGTAAAATGTTAACTCATGAAGCCCATAGATGCTTACTGTAGTTCCACAGGATGGTCTCCTCTGAATATTGACAATGTTGGGTGACTGACACATTTTGAACACCTGTAGCCAAAAGAAGAGTGTCAGTCTTTAAGTGCAACAAGCATATTCATTACAATAATTTGTATACCTTCATGTATGTTTGAGATGAATCGCGATGTCTAGAACTGATCATCATAACATCAGACAACCTACGAATATTTGCAAGCGTTTGCTTGCGGGTGTTGCAAATGTCCTCAACGCTCCAACCAATCGTGCGATCATTATACTCTGCGACAGCTGTTAATTTGTCTCTCGAGATTCCTGCTCCATTGTCCACCACTTGAACCTTACGTTTCTGCGCGTGAAATCGTATTGCGATCGCTGTTGCCTTGGCGTTCAATGAATTCAATACCTGAAGAGTTCGAAAAGAAAATAGTGATTATAGTTACacgaaaaattgtctgcatacCAATTCCAGCACACATTCTGGAAAACTGGTCACGTTCGACGTCGCAATTATCGAGGTTTCCATTTCACGGTTTCTATCGAAAAGATAATAATTTTGAATTCCAACTCCGGCGGAAACCTTTCCACCGATTCATTCGGCGATTGTAAGCGACCAATAGTGCCGCCGCTTTTCAAATCAGCGAAATAGGCTGTCGTACCGTGGATTACCGATCGTCGGTAAGAAGGTTTGTATTTTCAAATGACTCTATTTGACtgagaaaagaaatgaaaagtAAAAGAAATGAATTGAGTAgaacgatacgaacgagtttcAGTCGAAAGGACATTGAAAGCAAAACGAGACACGTGTACGgacatatttataaaaatttctttattttattgcaACTACTGAAGAATTTTCACATGTCGCGCTGTCGCAGCTTCGCATTCGCATAAATCGTGGAAAACGATGATCGCATACTTTTACACACAGAATACGTGGGTGTTTATACGATAACGACTTCTCTCGGTTTTTTATCCGGCTAAGAgtatttcgaatacaatttacgAACGTTTAATTGTGTGTGCGCAAAAGGAAGGACTTCGAATCATTAATGACGTGGTGTATATGTACGTGTGCAACGCGTGGTATCCTATTGATGCTCGTAGAAATTCGAAATGCATATGCCGTGATGACTCCTATTGATTTCGTTCGACGTTCGCGTTCGTGAGTCGCTTTCGAAAATTATTACACTGTTGATCACGTTCTGATAATTAATAACAGACGTGCCTAAATTATATTCCGCCTTACGTGTAGAAAAACTTAACAACTGTAACGGGTATGTCAATATATCCGGCGCCGGTATAAAGTTAACACGTTCGCCGCTGTTCATTTATCAGCTTCGAAATCCTTTCAACTACTCCTACTGTTATTTAAATCAAAGATTGGGCAACATTTAATGCAATTAACGATCAGCTATCAcaattgaaatatttgataatcaATTGCAATTAACGATTAAACTTGTAATGCAACTGATATATCATCGCATTTACCTAAAAGTAGGGTACTTAATCGTCAATTGCATTAATCATTAAATTAATTACATTACATCgatgtatacatataattagCTGTTCTACTTAGTCGATTCAAATTTTGATTAAAAGTTAACGATCAATGTTTAAcggttaatattattaattgatCGGTAAAATCAAAAATTAGTACCCGACTCTGATTTAAAAGTTTCAGAAAGGTTTCAGTGGCGGACGTGCCAACGAAATTTTCCTAATTAAGATAGATCGAATTACGGTTCCTGAGTTTGTCTTTTACAGCACTTACCATCGAACGTCGTTTTACCCtcgtgttttttttctttttttttttttagttattcATCTTTTCATGCGAACGTTCAACAAAACGCAACTAAAAGGGAAGCTTAATTTACGTAGAAATACGTAGTTACATACGTACGCATTGGGGCACGTAACGCGCGTAAAAAATGTTTACTCCCGATCTCTCATTCGTCGTAACGGATCAATATAATcgatattattacaaatattacGTCCAACAGAACAACGTTTTTACAATGTATAATTAAAAAGACAAAAAAAgtagtattaataaaaatacgaTCGTTCAGATAAGGTGAATCACGCAGAAAAGCTAATCGAGTTAACGTTTACCTGCGAATAATTCCATCTCTCTAACACACACGCTTCGACCAGTGTTCTTACGCATCGGACGtgtacacattatatatatatacattgaaGATCGCGAAAAGCATCCCATGAAAACGTCTACTTTAGTTATTGCTGTGTCTCTCGCGGCTCACACTTTTCTGATACATTGGAAGAATAACTTTTCTCCTAATCTTTTTTCTCCTTGGAAAAGCAGACGCTTCGTTCCTCGTGCGTACACAGTATTACGAGCACTAAGACGGTACTTCAAATACCACCCCTGGTAAAATGTAATCATCGTGATTCAGTCATTATAATTATTCGTATATTTGTCGTGAAAATTGTTTGTATTCACGGCAGAGACAAATAGAATAGTAAAACTTGccatatataaaaagaaaatatgaatataaaaagGAATCTATTCTTTTACAATCATTCTCAAGCATTGAGAAAATTGTTCAGCAATCTCTGCCGGCGTCCCTTAATTATTTTATACCACGGCTAATAAAAAGAATGGAGTCTCCCCGATGCCAAAACACTGTACCCGTGGGTGGTCGCTTTCCGAGAGTCGTCAGGAAGGAAATCTGTATAACTCACCGACAGTTTAATCATCACAGACACACACGTGTTTCAGATTCTCTGTCGCGATTACGATTGTTAGGCGCACGTGATCTTGAACACTGGTTGCACGTCGCCCTTTCCTTCGAATTTcgttcactttttttttttctttaattgttAGGAAATAATTGGAGatcaacgaaacgaaacgattcCGTTATGAAAGAAAGACGCGCCAGAACATACAACTCACAGCGGAATTAACGGTATACTTTTTCTCGCACCCGAGACGATTATAATTATCCTAATTTTTCCCGAACCTGGCTGATCCGGTCGCATATCAGACATTTCGAGAAAGTGATAGTagaggagaaaaagagagaaagagagaggatgagagagagtgaggaggGGTGAGAGGGAGGAAGAGGGAAAG
It encodes:
- the LOC117220009 gene encoding DNA mismatch repair protein MutL; the encoded protein is METSIIATSNVTSFPECVLELVLNSLNAKATAIAIRFHAQKRKVQVVDNGAGISRDKLTAVAEYNDRTIGWSVEDICNTRKQTLANIRRLSDVMMISSRHRDSSQTYMKVFKMCQSPNIVNIQRRPSCGTTVSIYGLHELTFYKWNIPLMYFIIGNIAIVNYHVSFSIRDDQESKVIMAIGRPHESIEIFKLLYYKEISFDNLWHISNTNESRIKFSAFIGLSNTKSNALQYIFLNNRPVHCPYILQMISAALNGRVRSLVGSRIHEIPKMKSTFILLFISCTDYIFTMENRKRTLILPSIQDLLFGIRNEIYNIFFNNTIHFSKSLSKNVRRHTNLIYNCLNSTNGIVFFEKPRTSSKLFSEKNRVLHTVCYVVQKETTKLIVPPPCGTTIGSHSSRPLYYSDAMNTDKDNRNSIPSYETNASQIPKSKVSDIQKFTPASIALTFSDWSNWTYIDNKSNKLNETKKFGGSVQYYKHFDFLPNKLHKLLRGNKKLTRTDVMNEWSESELSTRLKSSLNMPDVLLHQEVDIRPCKDTQRFREFKLRKDLLKFVTILGQVNNELIVALAIQNDTKMLLMIDQHAIHERIRYETLLRIYRSQTKNELLSAKLKDPVVVQLHAEECDLLVKNRKQLKKYGINFNVANDNTIVVRTVPECLKRNKYHRDEIKLKMSVQNLLDEMLQNFLNNGHQEFIDLPVAVHNAIAAEACHGVCNIRNKVHSV